A region of Gossypium arboreum isolate Shixiya-1 unplaced genomic scaffold, ASM2569848v2 Contig00292, whole genome shotgun sequence DNA encodes the following proteins:
- the LOC128288804 gene encoding uncharacterized protein LOC128288804, protein MEYVEPVVRIANCLGTPVCKYLQYHRKLNGYVRNFKRIRDELNCKMKDIELQLKAELLRPLGKIPKQGVENWLKDVKEMIREAQVVENKVSNGRYICRACSGKLVDEKTREMKEFLDKAPNASEGLAIDGPSAGLPLPTSELVGDEAVRNEIWACLMQEEVSKIGVWGWACG, encoded by the coding sequence ATGGAGTACGTAGAGCCTGTTGTTAGAATTGCAAATTGTCTCGGAACTCCTGTTTGTAAATATTTGCAATATCACAGAAAGCTCAATGGTTATGTGAGAAACTTCAAGAGGATCAGAGATGAATTGAATTGCAAAATGAAAGACATAGAGCTGCAATTGAAAGCAGAGCTTCTTCGTCCTCTGGGGAAGATACCAAAGCAGGGAGTTGAAAATTGGTTGAAAGATGTGAAAGAGATGATTAGGGAAGCACAAGTTGTTGAAAACAAAGTCAGTAACGGAAGATATATCTGTCGTGCTTGCAGCGGGAAGCTGGTTGATGAAAAGACTCGAGaaatgaaggaatttcttgataaagcTCCTAATGCCTCTGAAGGTCTTGCCATTGATGGTCCAAGTGCTGGGTTGCCACTGCCAACATCAGAACTAGTTGGAGACGAAGCTGTCAGAAATGAGATTTGGGCATGCTTGATGCAGGAGGAGGTGAGCAAGATTGGGGTTTGGGGATGGGCGTGTGGGTAA